The Altererythrobacter sp. H2 genomic sequence CCAGGAATGGACCGCTTGGGGGCCGGAGAGAAAAAACGCTGCGTGGTCACTGGACCGCTCCCCCACGGCAATTCCGAAGCCGCCAAGGCGGGTGCAGGCGGCAAAGCCGTCTTCGTCCGTCACATCGTCACCGATGAAGACCGGCATCGCGCCGTTGAAAGGCTCTTCGGCCATGAACAGTTCCACTGCCGTGCCCTTGTCTGCGCCCGGATGGACCAGTTCGACCACCCTCTTGCCGGGTTTGGCGGTCAGGCCATGTCTCTCTGCCAGGCCAGTCATGAAGGAAAGGCAATCAGCCTCCCTGTGCGGCGCGGCGCGTGAGTGCAGCGCGGCGCCATGCGGCTTGTGCTCGAACCCGACGGCTTCGCGCAAGGCGAAAGCTTCTACTTCGGCAACAACTTGGGCCGGAATGGGTGCAGGGCCGGTGCCGCAGCCCTTGCCATCCGCGGTTCTGAGAGCCGCGCCGTGGGAGCCTGCCAGGGCAACGGCCAGCGCGCCGCAATGCCGTTCGATATCGTCAATGCCCCTGCCCGACACGAGAGCGAGGCGTCCATCCAATGTGGCTGCAAGCGCCACAAGGCGCCGCGCCAGCGAACCCGGCACAACGATGGCATCCGGCGATGGCGCGATCTCGACCAGGGTTCCGTCAAAATCGACGAAAAGGGCCAAGGGTCCTTGCGCCAGCAGCGCGGAGAGCGGCGGCGGCGCGGGTCTGGTCGGTTTGGCTGGCATTGCCTGTCAACATAGGTCTGTGCGTGGTCAGGTCAACGCAAGGCCGCGCGGGGCTGCCCCTGCGATGACTTGCATTGAGGGGGTCAACGTTGTCTGATGGCAGGATGCAGCCCCATACCCGCGCCATAGTTGCCGCCGCCGCCCATGCCTTCGTCATCGGCAAGATAGTTTCCGGTGTGTTCGACCACGCGCGGCAACAGGATCTCCAGATCGCCGCCGAGGCCCGCGGCCAGCGCCTCCAGCTTCAGGACGGGGATCGCGGCGTGCGCTTCGGCGGCACCCTGCCCGAACTCTACGACGCAGGAGACAAGGCCTTCGTTTCACTCGAAATTTCCGGAAACAGGGCCACCGGCTATGATCGGCAATCGTCCGGCCACTTCGTCGTCACCGTAACCGAGGAACAGGCGCAGCTCTACGATTACAGTGCGGAAGCGTGGTTCGCCTTCGATATCCGGGTGGTCTGACCCCAAGCGCCACCGCCCTTGGCGAATTTGCAGTCGGAATTTTGGTTGGGCAGGCCATGACTCGCTGTTAAGGGCCGCCCATGCTCACCATTGACGGTCTCACCGTCCGGCTCGGCGGCCGGACCATCCTCGAACGCGCCAGCGCCACCGTACCACATGGCGCGCGGGTGGGGCTGATCGGCCGCAATGGCGCCGGGAAGTCGACCCTCATGAAAGCCGTGATCGGCGAGATCGAGCCCGATGACGGCGAAATTTCCAAGCCCGCCAGGGCCCGGATCGGCTATATCGCGCAGCAGGCCCCGAGCGGGTCGATCACGCCTGAAGAGGTGGTGCTTGCTGCCGACGTCGAGCGCGCACGATTGCTGGCAGAAGCCGATACCTGCACCGATCCCGACCGGCTGGGCGAAGTGCATGAGCGACTGCTCGCCATCGACGCCTACAGCGCGCCGGCGCGGGCCGCGAAGATCCTCAGCGGGCTGGGCTTCGATGAAGAGATGCAGCGCCGCCCGATCGACAGCTTCTCCGGCGGCTGGAAGATGCGCGTGGCGCTGGGTGCGCTGCTGTTTTCCGAACCTGATATCCTGCTGCTGGACGAGCCTTCGAACCACCTCGACCTGGAAGCCACGCTGTGGCTGGAAAACTTCCTCAAGAGCTATCCGGCCACGCTGCTGGTAATCAGCCACGAACGCGATCTGCTCAACAAGGTGGTGGACCATATCCTCCACCTCCAGGGCGGCCAGCTCACGCTCTATCCGGGCGGCTATGATGCGTTCGAGAAGCAGCGGGCAGAGCGTGCCGCGCAACTGGCAGCGGCCAAGGCCTCGCAGGATGCACAGCGGGCCCGCTTGCAGGACTATGTCGCACGCAACAGCGCCCGCGCCTCCACCGCCAAGCAGGCCCAGTCGCGCGCCAAGATGCTCGCGAAAATGCAGCCGATCGCGGCCCTGATGGAAGACCCCTCGCTCAGCTTCGATTTCCCCGATCCGGGCGAACTGCGCTCCCCCATGATCACGCTGGACAAGGCGGCGGTCGGCTATGGAGACGGGCCGCCCGTGCTCCAGCGCCTCAACCTGCGGATCGATGCCGACGACCGGATTGCATTGCTCGGCCGTAACGGCAACGGCAAGACCACGCTGGCGCGCCTGCTGGCGGCGCAGCTCGCCCCGGCAGATGGCGGGATGAATGCGCCGGGCAAGCTGAAGGTCGGCTACTTCACCCAGTACCAGGTCGAGGAACTGGCAGGCGATGACACGCCGCTGGCGCTGATGGCGCGGGCGATGGATGGCAAGTCGACGGGCGCGATCCGCGGGCAGCTCGGCCGGTTCGGGTTTTCCGGCTCGCGCGCCGAAACAAAAGTGGAGAAGCTGTCGGGCGGGGAGCGGGCGCGGCTGGCGCTGGCGCTGATCACCCGCGATGCGCCCCATCTGCTCATCCTGGACGAGCCGACCAACCACCTTGATGTCGATGCACGCGAAGCGCTGATCCAGGCGCTCAATGGCTATTCGGGCGCAGTTATCCTGATCAGCCATGACCGACATATGGTGGAGCTGACAGCCGACCGGCTGGTGCTGGTCGATGAGGGAACCGCGCGGGAATATGCTGGCAGCATTACCGACTACATCGACTTCGTGCTGGGCCGCAACCAGCCGAAAAAAGACCCGAAACCTGCCCAGCCCAGTGCGCCCAGAGCGGCCAACCCGTCAAAGGATCGGGCCCAGGCACGCTTCGTCCGCTCCGAACAGGCCAAGGCCGAAAAGGCCATGGCGAAGCTGGAGGCGGAGGTCGCCGCGCTCGATCAGGCATTGATCGATCATGGCAGCTCAGCCGCAGCAGGTGGCAAGTCGATGGAAGAGCTGGTTGCCGCACGCGAACGGGCGAGCGGAAAGCTGCAACTGGCCGAAGCCGAATGGCTGGCGCTGGGTGAGAAGCTGGACAAGCTCGATCACGCCTGAGGCGCGCTGACGCGGGCAGGTGCCGACAAGAAAAATGGCCTCCGCCCGAATTTCGGACGGAGGCCTTGAAGTTCGAAGAGAAGGAGCAAGCCCCTTCCCCCCACGGGTCGCCTCGGTGGCAGTCAGGGCTGCCGGATCCTGTTCAGGCGTACGGCGCGCGTTCGCCGCGAAAGGCGGCGATCTGCGGGCGGAACGCTGCATTCATGTCTCGCCCGGCAGTTACCCGGCACCCATGCAGGCGCATATCCCCATCTGTAGTGATGCGGCCTAGGAAGTGCGCAATTTCCGGATCGTCTGGGCGATGACCTGCGGATGGGTGAAGGCGAGCATCCTTCCGGCATCTGCCAATCGTGTGACCGATGCTGCCGGGAGCACGTCCTGCCAGTAGCGTTCGACATCTTCCGCCCGGTGAAGGGTGTCCTGTTCGCCAATGATGATGTCCCATGGCCAGGTGATCTGCCGGATCGGGTCGTCGGCTCCCTTTGCCAGCGCAGCCTGTTCCGCGATGTAGCCGGTCACCCTGCCGGTCGAGAGGCTGCGGGTCGCTCTCCAGTAATCGCTCACGACTTCCGGATTGGTAAGGGCTTTTTCGTCGGCAGGGCTGCCCTTGAGGGACTTCGCCAGCCAGTCAGCAAGCCTGTCAGAGGTCAGGCGAGAGGCCAGCAGCCGGGCCACCGGGGCGATGATCTGCGGATTGCGAAAGAACATCTCCTTCGCAGCACCCAAAGGGCCCCACCGCGCCTTGGAAGACGGAGATCTGGGGTCCGGATTGATCAGCACAGCACCGCCCAGCGCCAGGGGATCGAGACGGGCAATGGCCAGCACCGCTTGCGCGGCCCCGCGGGCGACAGCAAGCGGTCTGGAGATACCCAGCTTTTCCCGCACGATCTGAAAATCCAGCGCAGCCGCTTCGAACTGGCTGTGGGGCGCGGGGTCGGTCAGTCCGAAGCCGGGCCGGTCGATTGCAATCACCCGGCACCCGATCGCTTTGAGCTCGCGCAGGATTGCCTTGGGCACCGGACGGCTCGTCATGCTGGAGTGGAAATAGAACACCGGCTGGCCGCAGGGGGGGCCATGGTCGGAATAGGCAATTCTCGATCCGTCACCGCGATAGGCGAAGCGGAGCGGCTCGGAATGCAGGTCAGTCAATTCCTTGATATCCGCAGAAAACCGGGCCAGCAAACTGACCAGGACGTGCTGGCGCAACATGATCGACAGACCCAGCGCATTCCTGATTCCAAAAGTCTCGAAGACCGTGCTCATTTCCTTCTTTGCCACGGCAGGCGAAATGCGCAGGGCCCGTGCAGCCTGATCCCTCGTCAAACCGTCCGCAATCAGGCTGGACAAGGCGATCTGTCGTCCTGAAAGGCCCCAGATGTCCATCAGCAGAGCCTCATGCGAGGCTGACTGCGGGGTCAGGCCGATCGAGATATCGGCGATCTTCCGGGCCAGTTCGGCCATGTTGCTGGATGCCGTGCGTTTGAGGGCGCCCGAAACAAGCGCCCGCGCCCTCTGATAGGAAATGCCGATCGTTGCGGCAGCAGCCTGGATGTCACCGAGTTTCATGGCCGCAACCGCGATGCGGGTCTCCGCCAATGTCAGGCCGAGCGCAAGGCAGGCGTGTTCGAGCGACTGGCTTGAGCGGAAGTGCGGCAGAATGGCCAGCAAACTGCCGGGGCCCATCTTTTCCAGCCATTCCTTGGGAAAGGCCCAGCCGTCCAGCGCCTCAGGCCGCGCATAGGCGACAAGCGTGGCTCCCGCATCGGTGGCCATTTTCCGGAATACCACCCCATCGCGTTCCAGCGCCTTCTCCGAAGGGGCAAAATCGAGGCTGTCGATCAATCCGATCTCGGTGAACAGGGGGGTCCGCTCGATCACGCGGCCGGTACTATCCAGCAGCGCAACCGCAAATGCTGTTGTGTTCAGGATTGCCCCTTCAACCAGTTGCACCTGGCCTGACTGCAAAATCAGCGCAGCTTCGAGCGCGGACGGATTGTCCTGAACGGTCGTCAGTGCCTGCTCGGGATTGTCAAAAAACCATTGAAGCAGATCATCCGACGAACTTGCCGGTGAGGGCTGCAATACTGGATCACTCATTCACACATGCGCCCGAATTTCACTTTCGTCCCGTGACTGGTCTCCGAACGTCGGCAATCGTGGACCTTGCTCGCCATCAAGGCCGCTCGCCCCCAGGGTCCTTTTGCCGGTTTCCCCATGGCGCCGCGCGGCCGATGTCTTTGAAGAGGGCGCGAAGCGATTTGTCCAGCCTGCCATCCGGGTTCCGGCAAGAAGGGTGGGCAAGGGCGTCCAATCGCGGCCTCCCGGCCACACCCCGGTCTGTCTCGCCGGGGCGAGCGCATCGGGCGGCAAGTGTTTACAGCCCCGCCTGCGTTGTCGCAGAGCGTGGTACTGTTTTTTCCAGAGCCAACTCAGATCGGAGCGACAGACGCCGCCCGCGAAGTTAGCCGCAGAGGCTGTCAGGCAGTCCGCAGCCCGTCAGGGCGCACCGGATATCAGCGGCGGGCCTCGACCATATCGAGCGCCACATCCACGATCATGTCTTCCTGCCCGCCGACCATCTTGCG encodes the following:
- a CDS encoding alpha/beta hydrolase, with the translated sequence MSDPVLQPSPASSSDDLLQWFFDNPEQALTTVQDNPSALEAALILQSGQVQLVEGAILNTTAFAVALLDSTGRVIERTPLFTEIGLIDSLDFAPSEKALERDGVVFRKMATDAGATLVAYARPEALDGWAFPKEWLEKMGPGSLLAILPHFRSSQSLEHACLALGLTLAETRIAVAAMKLGDIQAAAATIGISYQRARALVSGALKRTASSNMAELARKIADISIGLTPQSASHEALLMDIWGLSGRQIALSSLIADGLTRDQAARALRISPAVAKKEMSTVFETFGIRNALGLSIMLRQHVLVSLLARFSADIKELTDLHSEPLRFAYRGDGSRIAYSDHGPPCGQPVFYFHSSMTSRPVPKAILRELKAIGCRVIAIDRPGFGLTDPAPHSQFEAAALDFQIVREKLGISRPLAVARGAAQAVLAIARLDPLALGGAVLINPDPRSPSSKARWGPLGAAKEMFFRNPQIIAPVARLLASRLTSDRLADWLAKSLKGSPADEKALTNPEVVSDYWRATRSLSTGRVTGYIAEQAALAKGADDPIRQITWPWDIIIGEQDTLHRAEDVERYWQDVLPAASVTRLADAGRMLAFTHPQVIAQTIRKLRTS
- the otsB gene encoding trehalose-phosphatase, translated to MPAKPTRPAPPPLSALLAQGPLALFVDFDGTLVEIAPSPDAIVVPGSLARRLVALAATLDGRLALVSGRGIDDIERHCGALAVALAGSHGAALRTADGKGCGTGPAPIPAQVVAEVEAFALREAVGFEHKPHGAALHSRAAPHREADCLSFMTGLAERHGLTAKPGKRVVELVHPGADKGTAVELFMAEEPFNGAMPVFIGDDVTDEDGFAACTRLGGFGIAVGERSSDHAAFFLSGPQAVHSWLRL
- a CDS encoding ABC-F family ATP-binding cassette domain-containing protein, which translates into the protein MLTIDGLTVRLGGRTILERASATVPHGARVGLIGRNGAGKSTLMKAVIGEIEPDDGEISKPARARIGYIAQQAPSGSITPEEVVLAADVERARLLAEADTCTDPDRLGEVHERLLAIDAYSAPARAAKILSGLGFDEEMQRRPIDSFSGGWKMRVALGALLFSEPDILLLDEPSNHLDLEATLWLENFLKSYPATLLVISHERDLLNKVVDHILHLQGGQLTLYPGGYDAFEKQRAERAAQLAAAKASQDAQRARLQDYVARNSARASTAKQAQSRAKMLAKMQPIAALMEDPSLSFDFPDPGELRSPMITLDKAAVGYGDGPPVLQRLNLRIDADDRIALLGRNGNGKTTLARLLAAQLAPADGGMNAPGKLKVGYFTQYQVEELAGDDTPLALMARAMDGKSTGAIRGQLGRFGFSGSRAETKVEKLSGGERARLALALITRDAPHLLILDEPTNHLDVDAREALIQALNGYSGAVILISHDRHMVELTADRLVLVDEGTAREYAGSITDYIDFVLGRNQPKKDPKPAQPSAPRAANPSKDRAQARFVRSEQAKAEKAMAKLEAEVAALDQALIDHGSSAAAGGKSMEELVAARERASGKLQLAEAEWLALGEKLDKLDHA